acacattaatgtttatttattttgagagagagagagagagagagaacggagagagagaacgagccagggaaagggcagagagggagacagtgggagagagggagagaatcccaagcaggatccacactgtcagtgcagagccctacacggggctctatcccatgaactgtgagatcatgacctgaaccaaaatcaagagttggatgcttaaccaacttgaaCTCAgcaccctgacatcaagagttgcatgctctgccaGCTGAGTCCAGCAGATGCcccaatattttttataattgttgTGGCTCTGCCTCAGCTGAGACCTTACCTGGCTAAGGCAGTTGTGGTTACTGTCACTGGTGATACAAATGAACTGGAGGGACAATTACAGTTggtccttgaacaacacaggtttgaactgtgcgggTCCATCTGTATGTGGATTTTTTATAGTagaatactgtaaatgtattttccttatgattttcttagtaacatattctttttagcttatttattgtaagaatatggtatataatatacataaccTAGAAAACATGTGTTTATCGACTGTTTGTTACTGTAAGGCTTCCAGAGTCAAGAGTAGGCTAATTATAGTTACAttttggaggagtcaaaagttatacccTGTTCTTCAACTGTGCAGTGGATCAGAATGCTTAACCCCTACCCCCTTGTCCAAGAGTCAACTGTGTTTGCATTCTGGAGACCTGCAGATGTCTCCCTGGCAATTTATTCTGTTTCCAGGTTCAGcttgtctcactttttttttatttttatttaaaaaaaaattttttttaacgtttatttatttttgagacagagcatgaactggggagggtcagagagagagggagacacagaatctgaagcaggctccaggctctgagcggtcagcacagagcccgatgtggggctctaactcacggactgagagatcacgacctgagccgaagtcggacgcttaaccaactgagccacccaggcgcccttcagcTTGTCTCACTTTTACCTGGGTTGTCAAGCTTCATAAGGGCTTGCCTTTACTAAAAATTTAGCAATACAGTATTGTAAAAGTGGgttttgccacacacacacacacaccctttttttcctcctagaaaTGACTTCACCTGTTatatctgtaaaaaatgccacCACTGAATACTCTGGGACATACAGCTGTACGGTCACAAACAGAGTAGGCTCTGATCAGTGCCTGCTGCGCCTGGATGTTGTTCCTCGTAAGTACCTTCTTTCTGTCTGTTGTGATGATGTTTGTTTCCATGGGCTTTATACAGCTTCCTTTGGTTCAGTCAGCAAGTGTGTATTAACGGCAAAGGGATGCCAACTTTTAGCAAAGCACCCTGTGGCTCAGTGATTAGCTATTCTAAgtcatggaaaggaaaaaaaatacaatattaataAGATCTTCATTACTGTAATGACATTAAGAAGCTAAGAGTTGTCAAATCGACTCTCAGACCATGTTTTGCCATTATAAACACAAGCTATTTAGAATATTCTTATATGCCTGCCAAGATAGCTGTGAATATTAAAATCttttggttttataatttttatgcttGAAATAGATTATACATTTCAGAAAAAAGTTCTTTCAGTGGATTTTCCCACTGGACCAAAAACTAATTAATTTGTCTCTTAATATATGCTATGAACTCTGTCAGTGTGTATCCCTACCTTCAACATGACTAGATATAGGTTTTTGTtactattaattattttcttattaacatCTTGTTCCAGCTTCAAACAGAGCTGGGACAATTGCAGGAGCTGTTGTAGGGATTTTGCTTGCTCTCGTGCTCATTGGCTTTATCGTCTTTTGCTGTCGTAAAAAGcgcagagaagaaaaatatgaaaaggaagtTCATCATGATATCAGGTAATTAAGTGACATAAGACTTCAGTGATATAAACTAAATTGATTCGGTTTCCAAAGCATGAGTTCTCTTAACCATCTGAAGCATTTACCACTTTAGGAACTGGGTGAAAGCTCTAGCTCTTCCCCTCAGTGCATTTGAAggcttttactttcaatttcaaGGGTGCAGAATCCACCAACCTCCATTGTGCCCTGCCTTCTGCCCCAATATTGAATCCTATCATAAGGGCCTCTGCAAAATACTTATCTCTAGACTGCCTACCTTCTCCCAGTAAGTGCaggcatgaaatttaaaaaaaaaaaaaaaaaatgagaggcacctgggtggctcagtcggttaagcgtccgacttcggctcaggtcatgatctcgcggtccgtgagtttgagtcccacgttgggctctgtactgacagctcagagcctggaacctgtgtcagattctgtgtctccctctctctctgcttgccctctatctctctctgtctctcaaaaataaattaaaaaaaaaaaaaaagcagatagtAAGGTTTGAAAAGAAAGACCTGATAGTATCAAGTGACATAGGTAGTTTATAGTACTGTTGATAatgtgatattattttattttttaacattctagGCCAGTAGTTCTTAACTAGAAGTGCATATTGTGTtataaaaaaatgataacatGACCTAAATAACATCCAGTGAATAAATTGACATTTTGATAGGTCTAGCATGGGGTCTGGGCACttgaattcttctttttctttttttctttttcttcctttcccccctccctccctgactccttcctttctgtctttctttctgtctttgcatcCACACccagcttgatcccacaaccatgagatcatgacctgagctgaaatcaagagtctgatgcttaaccaactgagccacccgcgtGCCCTTGGGCACTTGTATTTTTAAACTGCACCAGAGGTACTCATATATATTCTTTGTCAGTGTTTGGTGTGAAAATTCTTATGCCTAAATGCTCAGCTTTTGCAAATTTAAATCTGCTAAATTTTCAGCTAAGGTCTCAGATAAGtaactttcataataaaaaggtttttttttctttcttctttccttttttttttcggTGGAAATACATCTGTGAGTGTTAGTGCTTTATCAACTACAATGTGTTGCCTGACTCTAACTAGACTATCTTAATCAGTGATAGTAGAGTATGAAGATATTTGAGGTTTGTTCCTTATAAGACAACATTATAGAAgcatacatttttgtaaaaattacatttttgtgtGGAGATATACACTCTGTAAATGATAGATTTTGGACAAATACACAGTTCATGACGTTGTACCttactgtttttgctttatttgtgtCACACACAGTTTTATATACCTGATACTTAGAGGATCTTTTCTCACTCCTGTCCATTTTTCACAGCTTATATGACTGTAGGTTTTTAGAAACTTGTTCTTTGACCTTGTGTTGGGATCTTTGCTTTCTAGGGAAGACGTGCCTCCTCCAAAGAGCCGCACGTCCACTGCCAGGAGCTACATCGGCAGCAATCACTCGTCCCTAGGATCCATGTCTCCTTCCAACATGGAAGGATATTCCAAGACTCAGTATAACCAAGTACCAAGTGAAGACTTTGAACGCACTCCTCAGAGTCCGACTCTCCCACCTGCCAAGGTAGCGGCCCCTAATCTAAGTAGGATGGGAGCGGTGCCTGTGATGATTCCAGCACAGAGCAAGGATGGGTCTATAGTATAGAGCCTCTGTGCTTTCATCCAGgctttccatctctctttccttctcttcagaTAGGGAAGCCAGTTCCGTTTTAAATTCTGCTACCAGcctcaaaatagatcaaaaagAAGTTAACTGGAAACTGAGagttatactttaaaaagttttgtttggggaaaaaaaaaataataaaagttatgtttggTTATTGAAATAGTAAAGGCATTGAAGTCACTAAAGACATTCACCATctgaaaaaaatttcctttataaagGAGATTGATTTgataatatttctaaatattaatacttaaaatatagcACTTTGAATATGAAATCATAGGTGAAGAAATTGGTGAACTTACATGCACTCTGAGTTGATACTTGAATCATCTGAAAGTGGTACTTTTTTCTACCATTATTTTTAGATTGCTTTTCTCAATTTGTGATCAGATAGTTCCCTCCAAGTTGATAAAGAAACATTCAtggcaaaaatat
The DNA window shown above is from Neofelis nebulosa isolate mNeoNeb1 chromosome 5, mNeoNeb1.pri, whole genome shotgun sequence and carries:
- the CXADR gene encoding coxsackievirus and adenovirus receptor isoform X4, with product MIEKAKGETAYLPCKFTLSPEDQGPLDIEWLLSPADNQKVDQVIILYSGDKIYDDYYQDLKGRVHFTSNDLKSGDASINVTNLQLSDIGTYQCKVKKAPGVGNKKIQLTVLVKPSGTRCYVDGSEEIGSDFKLKCEPKEGSLPLQYQWQKLSNSQKLPASLLAEMTSPVISVKNATTEYSGTYSCTVTNRVGSDQCLLRLDVVPPSNRAGTIAGAVVGILLALVLIGFIVFCCRKKRREEKYEKEVHHDIREDVPPPKSRTSTARSYIGSNHSSLGSMSPSNMEGYSKTQYNQVPSEDFERTPQSPTLPPAKVAAPNLSRMGAVPVMIPAQSKDGSIV